The following are encoded together in the Bacteroidota bacterium genome:
- a CDS encoding DUF1028 domain-containing protein, giving the protein MQFEISYILNTYTQNQLVHTYSIVARDSVTGELGVAVQSHWFSVGSIVAWAEAGVGAVATQSL; this is encoded by the coding sequence CTGCAATTTGAAATCAGTTATATTCTAAATACTTACACACAAAATCAACTCGTCCATACATATTCCATTGTTGCACGAGATTCGGTTACTGGTGAGTTGGGAGTTGCTGTACAATCACACTGGTTTTCTGTAGGTTCGATAGTAGCTTGGGCTGAAGCTGGCGTAGGCGCGGTCGCAACACAGTCGCTTG